A part of Amycolatopsis lurida genomic DNA contains:
- a CDS encoding CoA-transferase — MTDFCRLDEAIARHVRAGDAVHVMMGHSRWSALVRELARQHWGQPSKFTLIMASLSSLGAVLFRSGCVEKVVTVYSGDSFPVFTPNPVFQKAYADGSVEVENWSFLSYIQRLRAAATGVPAVVTGSVRDSSMAGNEGYEEVDTRFGRVGLLSPLVPDVALVHAAVADRQGNLAIAPPMFEGSIGAFAARRGVLATVEKVVDDLRPWSSLVRVPAHRVLAVVEAPFGAHPGGVFAGPAGTRLPVEGYAEDVAFWISAREASRSPEFDDWIREWILEPADHDAYLAKLGEARLGALVRSAGEPTPPTGRGEHDGPATPAERAATWLAGLVRARIAETGADAVLAGAGLANLAAWVGVEAAKAEGHRVALAAELGLWDYTPAPDDPFIFSFANFPTSSMLLDTEQVLGTVVNGPFTRSIACVGAAEIDRLGNINTTRITGGPHLVGSGGANDVVTNADETLVVGTMSPRRFVERCDYVTSPGARVRAVVTDVGILTRRDDELVLTHVAPGSEPLSERVEYARSRCGWGLAVADDLKELPEVSADDLAQIRKYDREGLFLGQSKKGSA; from the coding sequence ATGACCGACTTCTGCCGCCTGGACGAGGCAATCGCGCGGCACGTCCGCGCCGGTGACGCCGTGCACGTGATGATGGGCCACAGCCGCTGGAGCGCGCTGGTCCGGGAACTGGCCCGGCAGCACTGGGGGCAGCCGTCGAAATTCACGCTGATCATGGCGAGCCTCTCCTCGCTCGGCGCCGTGCTGTTCCGCTCCGGCTGCGTCGAGAAGGTCGTCACCGTCTATTCCGGTGACTCGTTCCCGGTGTTCACCCCGAATCCGGTGTTCCAGAAGGCATACGCCGACGGTTCGGTCGAGGTCGAGAACTGGTCGTTCCTGAGTTACATCCAGCGTTTGCGGGCCGCCGCCACCGGGGTGCCCGCCGTGGTGACCGGATCCGTGCGGGACTCGTCGATGGCCGGGAACGAAGGCTACGAGGAGGTCGACACCCGGTTCGGCCGGGTGGGCCTGCTCTCGCCTCTGGTGCCGGACGTCGCGCTGGTGCACGCCGCGGTCGCCGACCGGCAGGGCAATCTCGCGATCGCTCCCCCGATGTTCGAGGGGTCGATCGGCGCGTTCGCCGCCCGTCGTGGCGTCCTCGCCACGGTGGAGAAGGTCGTCGATGATCTCCGTCCCTGGTCGTCGCTGGTCCGTGTTCCGGCGCACCGGGTGCTCGCCGTCGTCGAGGCACCGTTCGGAGCGCATCCAGGCGGGGTCTTCGCCGGGCCCGCGGGCACGCGGCTACCGGTCGAGGGATACGCCGAGGACGTCGCGTTCTGGATCTCCGCACGGGAAGCGAGCCGATCGCCGGAGTTCGACGACTGGATCCGGGAGTGGATCCTCGAGCCCGCCGACCACGACGCGTATCTCGCGAAGCTCGGCGAGGCCAGGCTCGGCGCCCTCGTCCGCTCCGCCGGTGAGCCGACGCCACCCACCGGCCGGGGCGAGCACGATGGCCCCGCGACGCCGGCCGAACGCGCGGCCACCTGGCTGGCCGGTCTCGTCCGGGCACGGATAGCGGAGACCGGCGCCGACGCCGTCCTCGCCGGTGCGGGTCTGGCGAATCTCGCGGCCTGGGTGGGTGTCGAGGCGGCAAAGGCGGAGGGTCACCGTGTCGCGCTCGCGGCCGAGCTGGGGCTCTGGGACTACACGCCGGCACCGGACGATCCGTTCATCTTCAGCTTCGCGAACTTCCCGACGTCGTCGATGCTGCTCGACACCGAACAGGTGCTCGGCACGGTGGTCAACGGGCCGTTCACGCGGTCGATCGCCTGCGTCGGCGCGGCCGAGATCGACCGGCTGGGCAACATCAACACGACCCGGATCACCGGAGGCCCCCACCTCGTCGGTTCGGGTGGCGCGAACGACGTGGTCACCAACGCCGACGAGACGCTGGTCGTCGGAACGATGAGCCCGCGCCGATTCGTCGAGCGCTGCGACTACGTCACGAGCCCCGGCGCGCGCGTACGCGCCGTGGTGACCGACGTCGGAATCCTGACCCGGCGCGATGACGAACTCGTCCTCACCCACGTCGCGCCGGGTTCCGAACCACTCTCCGAGCGCGTCGAATACGCCCGTTCGCGCTGCGGCTGGGGGCTCGCGGTGGCGGACGATCTGAAGGAACTGCCCGAGGTGAGCGCCGACGACCTGGCCCAGATCCGCAAGTACGACCGCGAAGGCCTTTTCCTGGGTCAGAGCAAGAAGGGAAGCGCATGA
- a CDS encoding enoyl-CoA hydratase/isomerase family protein, whose amino-acid sequence MSRYARFENLRVDGPDDAGVVELVLDAPNLNAVSEAAHADLADIWREFDRDPDVNAVLLRGEGKGFSAGGSFDLVEKLSNDYETRTRTMREARDLVYNVIDCSKPIVSAIHGPAVGAGLVAGVLADVSVVTKTAKIIDGHTRLGVAAGDHAAVCWPLLCGMAKAKYYLMTCRPLTGEEAERIGLVSLCVDEDADLLPTAREVARELALGAPDAIRWTKQSLNAWYRQVAGAIFDSSLALEFYGFGGPEVREGLASHRERRKPDFTRREDDDA is encoded by the coding sequence ATGAGCCGCTACGCACGTTTCGAGAACCTCCGGGTGGACGGCCCGGACGACGCGGGCGTCGTCGAACTCGTCCTGGACGCGCCGAACCTCAACGCGGTCAGCGAAGCCGCGCACGCGGATCTCGCCGACATCTGGCGGGAGTTCGACCGCGATCCGGACGTGAACGCCGTCCTCCTGCGTGGCGAGGGCAAGGGATTCTCGGCCGGCGGCTCGTTCGACCTGGTCGAGAAGCTGTCGAACGACTACGAAACGCGGACCCGCACGATGCGGGAGGCACGAGACCTGGTCTACAACGTCATCGACTGCTCGAAGCCGATCGTCTCGGCCATCCACGGCCCCGCTGTCGGCGCCGGCCTCGTCGCGGGCGTGCTGGCCGACGTCTCGGTGGTCACGAAGACCGCCAAGATCATCGACGGCCACACCCGCCTCGGCGTCGCGGCCGGTGACCACGCCGCCGTGTGCTGGCCGCTGCTGTGCGGCATGGCGAAGGCGAAGTACTACCTGATGACGTGCCGTCCGTTGACCGGCGAGGAAGCCGAGCGGATCGGCCTGGTCTCCCTCTGCGTCGACGAGGACGCTGATCTGCTGCCGACCGCGCGAGAAGTCGCGCGCGAGTTGGCGCTCGGCGCCCCGGACGCCATCCGCTGGACCAAGCAGAGCCTGAACGCGTGGTACCGGCAGGTCGCGGGCGCGATCTTCGATTCCTCACTGGCGCTGGAGTTCTACGGCTTCGGCGGGCCGGAAGTCCGCGAAGGTCTCGCCTCCCACCGCGAACGCCGCAAGCCCGACTTCACCCGGCGGGAGGACGACGATGCCTGA
- a CDS encoding CoA transferase: MPDPNPALLMGLRVVEISSYVATPLCGLTLAQLGADVIRVEPLGGAADRTRWPLADSGTSLYWSGLNKGKRAVAVDLESEVDRKRVVDLIVHGGPCVVVSNTDRHPDLGYAELSARRPDVIHVLLEGRPGGGAAVDYTVQAGSGFPLITGSAEAPAPVNHVLPAWDVAAGLYLAIGLLAAERHRQETGRGRAIRVALEDVALATAGNLGYLAEAQVTDHDRTKSGNDVYGTYGRDFLTADGVRVMLVVLTERHWTKLLTATGLTAAFAALSESLGIDFSRESARYEHRDVISTLLARWFRSTTFDEAAAALDRHRILWQRYRTFEELGRGALHDLDLFGEIDQPGVGPHLAPKSPILVDGGRLAPLAAPSVGQHNAELL, encoded by the coding sequence ATGCCTGACCCGAATCCGGCGCTGCTCATGGGTTTGCGGGTGGTCGAGATCTCGAGCTACGTCGCGACCCCGTTGTGCGGCCTCACCTTGGCTCAGCTCGGCGCCGACGTCATCCGGGTCGAACCGCTCGGTGGCGCGGCCGACCGGACCCGGTGGCCGCTGGCCGACTCCGGCACCAGTCTCTACTGGTCGGGGCTGAACAAGGGAAAGCGCGCCGTCGCCGTAGACCTGGAGTCCGAAGTGGACCGGAAGCGGGTCGTGGACCTGATCGTCCACGGTGGACCGTGCGTCGTCGTCAGCAACACCGACCGGCATCCGGATCTCGGCTACGCGGAGCTGTCCGCTCGTCGTCCCGACGTGATCCACGTGCTGCTCGAAGGTCGCCCCGGAGGTGGCGCCGCGGTGGACTACACGGTGCAGGCGGGCAGCGGCTTCCCGCTGATCACCGGCTCCGCCGAGGCTCCAGCACCGGTCAATCACGTGCTGCCCGCCTGGGATGTCGCCGCCGGTCTGTATCTGGCGATCGGCCTGCTCGCGGCGGAACGGCACCGCCAGGAGACCGGACGGGGCCGCGCGATCCGCGTCGCCCTCGAAGACGTCGCCCTGGCCACCGCGGGCAATCTCGGCTACCTCGCGGAAGCACAGGTCACCGACCACGACCGGACCAAGTCCGGCAACGACGTCTACGGCACCTACGGCCGCGACTTCCTTACCGCCGACGGAGTTCGCGTCATGCTCGTGGTGCTGACCGAACGCCATTGGACGAAGCTGCTGACAGCCACCGGTCTCACCGCCGCGTTCGCCGCACTCAGCGAGTCGCTGGGCATCGACTTCTCGCGGGAATCCGCCCGCTACGAACACCGTGACGTGATCTCGACGCTGCTGGCCCGCTGGTTCCGAAGCACCACGTTCGACGAGGCCGCCGCCGCGCTGGATCGCCACCGCATCCTGTGGCAGCGCTACCGGACCTTCGAGGAACTCGGCCGCGGTGCCCTGCACGACCTCGACCTGTTCGGTGAAATCGACCAACCCGGTGTCGGCCCCCACCTGGCCCCGAAGTCGCCGATCCTCGTCGACGGCGGCCGCCTCGCGCCCCTCGCGGCGCCGTCGGTCGGCCAGCACAACGCCGAACTGCTGTAG
- a CDS encoding MFS transporter, with the protein MIALFGLAALPAAAVLVARQFLPESPRWLSARGRVEEAQRIYDALGLEPPKHEVSEKRSYRMLLAGGAWRRLATVTAFFAIQAFGGAVATVAGPLIISSTGIGVSNTLYFSLLGFVVGLVAVVAGAAIIDRINRRWLGVWTCLGVFGAGLGIAFTGERAGGGLIAFWVVYAMLTWFGPGVLSWVRSTEAFPTSLRGLGSGIAQCVTRLAIALNVFLAPMLAQKHGITVVAWYACAFLVSAVIVLASPWLATTGVELEEVNGVESGETARE; encoded by the coding sequence GTGATCGCCCTGTTCGGGCTGGCCGCGCTGCCCGCGGCCGCGGTACTGGTGGCGAGGCAGTTCCTGCCGGAGTCGCCCCGGTGGCTGAGCGCGCGCGGTCGTGTGGAGGAGGCGCAGCGGATCTACGACGCGCTCGGGCTGGAACCGCCGAAACACGAGGTCTCGGAAAAGCGGAGCTACCGGATGCTGCTGGCCGGCGGTGCGTGGCGCAGGCTGGCGACGGTCACGGCGTTCTTCGCCATTCAGGCCTTCGGTGGCGCGGTGGCGACGGTCGCGGGACCGTTGATCATCAGCAGCACCGGCATCGGGGTCTCCAACACCCTGTACTTCTCTCTGCTGGGTTTCGTGGTGGGGCTGGTCGCCGTAGTGGCGGGTGCCGCGATCATCGACCGGATCAACCGGCGTTGGCTGGGCGTGTGGACCTGCCTCGGGGTGTTCGGCGCCGGCTTGGGCATCGCGTTCACCGGCGAGCGCGCCGGTGGCGGCCTGATCGCTTTCTGGGTCGTTTACGCCATGCTGACCTGGTTCGGCCCGGGCGTGCTGTCCTGGGTGCGGAGCACCGAAGCGTTCCCCACCTCGTTGCGGGGTCTCGGCTCCGGTATCGCTCAGTGCGTGACCCGGCTTGCTATCGCGCTCAACGTGTTCCTGGCGCCCATGCTGGCGCAGAAGCACGGGATCACAGTCGTCGCGTGGTACGCCTGCGCGTTCCTGGTCAGCGCGGTGATCGTGCTGGCGTCGCCGTGGCTGGCCACCACCGGTGTCGAACTCGAGGAAGTCAACGGCGTCGAGTCCGGGGAGACAGCGCGAGAATGA
- a CDS encoding ROK family transcriptional regulator has translation MNQPRLSGTQPRRARQANTAAVLQLLVQRGPLARSDIAKELSLNHGSVSRIIEPLLSAGIVRELDGWSTRLGRPRVPVELDPSSRYAVGVHLGLERTTVGLTDLAGHSVRTHAENRDPADSSATLRRAAELAAGMAGSAPGPVMGIGVTVGGEVDRAGGRVVRNDVLGWTDVRIAGPLRDWTGLEVVVDANVCALLGAELTFGGGLSRHSALYLFIGNVAETGFLGRPEAGPDGVVQGTFGRILVPCLAGRGHARFDECGTDVALLAAARSAGLTASSPADLIRLADTDPVAIGLLEARSTQVALLADTMYDLMRPHTIILGGSGASSGRWLEAVRDKVETTPPQSLILPRSGDDPLVVAAAGLVVRAFFAAGTTR, from the coding sequence ATGAATCAGCCACGCCTTAGCGGAACCCAGCCGCGCCGGGCCCGGCAGGCCAACACGGCCGCCGTGCTCCAGCTGCTCGTCCAGCGCGGTCCGCTGGCACGTAGTGATATCGCGAAGGAGCTGTCCCTCAACCACGGCAGCGTCAGCAGGATCATCGAGCCTTTGCTGTCCGCCGGTATCGTCCGTGAACTCGACGGGTGGTCCACCCGGCTCGGCAGACCACGGGTGCCGGTGGAGCTGGACCCGTCCAGCCGGTACGCCGTCGGCGTGCACCTCGGCCTCGAACGAACCACTGTCGGGCTGACGGATCTGGCGGGGCACAGCGTCAGAACCCACGCCGAGAACCGTGATCCGGCGGACAGCAGCGCCACCCTGCGGCGTGCCGCCGAACTGGCCGCCGGGATGGCGGGTTCCGCGCCCGGCCCGGTGATGGGCATCGGGGTGACGGTCGGCGGGGAAGTGGACCGGGCAGGCGGCCGTGTCGTACGCAACGACGTCCTGGGGTGGACCGACGTCCGGATCGCCGGCCCGTTGCGCGACTGGACCGGGCTCGAAGTCGTGGTGGACGCCAACGTGTGCGCGCTGCTGGGTGCCGAGCTCACTTTCGGCGGCGGGCTGAGTCGGCACAGCGCCCTGTACCTGTTCATCGGCAATGTGGCGGAGACCGGGTTTCTCGGCAGGCCGGAGGCTGGCCCGGACGGCGTCGTCCAGGGCACCTTCGGCCGCATCCTCGTACCCTGCCTCGCCGGTCGCGGTCATGCGCGCTTCGACGAGTGCGGGACGGATGTGGCACTGCTCGCCGCGGCCCGGTCCGCCGGGCTCACGGCGTCCTCGCCGGCGGACCTGATCCGGCTGGCGGATACGGATCCGGTCGCGATCGGGCTTCTCGAGGCGCGCAGCACCCAGGTGGCACTGCTGGCCGACACGATGTACGACCTGATGCGCCCGCACACGATCATCCTCGGTGGTAGCGGCGCGTCCTCGGGCCGATGGCTCGAGGCGGTGCGCGACAAGGTCGAGACGACACCGCCACAGTCCTTGATTCTTCCACGTTCCGGTGACGACCCGTTGGTCGTCGCGGCGGCGGGACTCGTCGTGCGTGCTTTCTTCGCCGCCGGAACCACCCGATGA
- a CDS encoding SDR family NAD(P)-dependent oxidoreductase, producing the protein MSGVVVLGGAGGIGSAVVRALSAEGRHVAVVDIAPPPPGQPDLPWIRGDATDPDTVGAAFDALGGVSGLVHCLLSEHRAPFAEQTADALRRVLDIGAVSALEPLQRLADRAAGRPCAAVLVSSIHAGLAWGGQAPYAMAKAALEALARAAAVELGPRGLRCNIVRPGFVMVPRNAHRWQETETRDALTTLQPLGELARPDDIARVVAFLLSDQARFVSGATVTVDGAMTIALPEPTTP; encoded by the coding sequence ATGAGCGGTGTGGTGGTACTCGGCGGCGCGGGCGGTATCGGCTCGGCCGTGGTGCGCGCGCTGTCGGCGGAGGGGCGGCACGTCGCGGTCGTCGACATCGCGCCACCGCCACCGGGACAACCCGACCTGCCGTGGATCCGTGGTGACGCCACCGATCCGGATACGGTCGGTGCCGCGTTCGACGCGCTCGGCGGCGTGTCCGGATTGGTGCACTGTCTGCTGAGCGAGCATCGTGCCCCCTTCGCCGAGCAGACGGCAGATGCGCTGCGCCGGGTGCTGGACATCGGCGCGGTGTCCGCATTGGAACCGTTGCAGCGGCTGGCCGATCGTGCCGCGGGGCGGCCGTGCGCCGCGGTGCTGGTCAGTTCGATCCACGCGGGCCTGGCCTGGGGTGGACAGGCGCCGTACGCGATGGCCAAGGCGGCGTTGGAGGCGCTCGCCCGCGCGGCCGCCGTGGAACTCGGACCGCGCGGTCTCCGGTGCAACATCGTCCGGCCCGGCTTCGTCATGGTGCCGCGCAACGCGCATCGCTGGCAGGAGACAGAGACTCGCGACGCGTTGACCACACTGCAGCCGCTCGGCGAGCTCGCCCGGCCGGACGATATCGCGCGGGTGGTCGCCTTCCTGCTCAGCGATCAGGCGCGTTTCGTCTCCGGTGCAACGGTCACCGTCGATGGCGCGATGACCATCGCACTGCCCGAGCCGACGACACCGTGA
- a CDS encoding terpene synthase family protein — protein MPFQARVNPHLDTLLQRSESWARAMGMLSGGAHPDHWAIWDDLPVFHKIAAPELAAYCWPVAPPHEAALLHDTMVWYFAFDDHFQCQYKVLRDIDGAREHVERLTAFMPLTPDAPVPSPRNAVEEGLADLWPRLIESRPARWRRGWKDAITLFCAGAIEEMVHLSTGRVLDLVEYIQLRRETFGSYTAAFYVDISTGVMIPEKIRDSREIQVLLDAFMDYMALINDIFSYEREIDDEGCATNLVLSVQNLLGVPLPQAVSVANDLVSARLRQFAYTMDVELPEAAARLDLNDAERTGLAVWVEGASDYLSGILAWHIKAARY, from the coding sequence ATGCCGTTCCAGGCACGGGTGAACCCTCACTTGGACACGCTGCTCCAGCGGTCGGAATCCTGGGCCCGTGCCATGGGAATGCTCAGCGGCGGCGCGCATCCCGACCACTGGGCGATCTGGGATGACTTGCCGGTGTTCCATAAGATCGCCGCCCCTGAGCTGGCTGCCTATTGCTGGCCTGTCGCGCCGCCTCACGAAGCCGCGCTGCTCCACGACACCATGGTCTGGTACTTCGCGTTCGACGATCACTTCCAGTGCCAGTACAAGGTCTTGAGGGATATCGACGGAGCACGCGAGCATGTCGAACGCCTGACGGCCTTCATGCCGCTGACGCCGGACGCACCCGTTCCCTCGCCGAGGAACGCCGTGGAGGAAGGGCTGGCAGACCTGTGGCCTCGGCTCATCGAGTCACGACCGGCACGCTGGCGGAGAGGCTGGAAGGACGCGATAACCCTGTTCTGCGCCGGCGCGATCGAGGAGATGGTCCACCTTTCGACCGGCAGAGTCCTCGACCTCGTGGAATACATACAGCTGAGGAGGGAGACCTTCGGCTCGTACACCGCGGCGTTCTATGTGGACATTTCCACCGGTGTGATGATTCCTGAGAAGATCAGGGACAGTCGGGAGATTCAGGTCCTGCTCGATGCGTTTATGGATTACATGGCCTTGATCAACGATATCTTCTCATACGAACGGGAAATCGACGACGAGGGATGCGCGACCAACCTGGTCTTGAGCGTCCAGAATTTGCTGGGCGTTCCCTTGCCGCAGGCCGTGAGTGTCGCCAACGACCTCGTCAGTGCGCGCTTGCGCCAGTTCGCCTACACGATGGACGTGGAACTTCCCGAGGCTGCCGCACGGCTGGACCTGAATGATGCCGAACGTACGGGTCTCGCGGTCTGGGTCGAAGGTGCGAGTGACTACTTGTCCGGCATCCTCGCCTGGCACATCAAAGCGGCGCGTTACTGA
- a CDS encoding terpene synthase family protein, translated as MERAVFDLPFPAAELPVLTEVAQRHRRWLVDSGLLASPAAIDRLMSWCPHRCAAHFHPDARGPELLLATDFYGWMMAADGQFDGPLADRPDHVRELIQRHVAILDADGPSPLSPAERAFTDIWERLTEGMSSAWQARAAACFARFLQGYIEEAANRRDQATLLPDGYLDLRIRTGATDIIMMLAERIDDCELPLRVARHETVRQLCHLSAQVIDVVQDVLSLDKEVADGDLHNIVLVLCRHHGWDTERAVGHCRTMVQDWTDSFVVLQSSLPTVRAELHLTDSEWARVCRYAGALRACMRGNHDWCGESPRYAPDAGQGRPYVGYLEGLDRAYALPESEHP; from the coding sequence ATGGAGCGCGCCGTATTCGATCTGCCTTTCCCTGCGGCCGAACTGCCCGTCTTGACCGAGGTCGCGCAGCGGCATCGTCGTTGGCTGGTGGACAGCGGTCTGCTGGCCAGCCCGGCCGCAATAGACCGCCTGATGTCCTGGTGCCCGCATCGGTGCGCGGCACATTTTCACCCGGACGCGCGCGGTCCTGAACTGTTGCTGGCGACCGACTTCTACGGCTGGATGATGGCAGCCGACGGGCAGTTCGACGGGCCGCTGGCCGACCGGCCGGATCACGTGCGTGAGCTCATTCAGCGCCACGTCGCCATTCTCGACGCCGATGGCCCGTCCCCGTTGTCTCCAGCGGAGCGAGCCTTCACCGACATCTGGGAGAGGTTGACCGAGGGAATGAGCTCGGCCTGGCAGGCCCGCGCCGCAGCGTGCTTCGCCCGATTTCTGCAAGGCTACATCGAGGAGGCTGCCAACCGCCGGGACCAAGCGACCCTGCTCCCCGATGGCTATCTTGATCTGCGCATCCGGACCGGGGCCACAGACATCATCATGATGCTGGCCGAGCGGATCGACGACTGCGAGCTCCCCTTGCGGGTGGCCCGCCATGAAACCGTCCGACAGCTTTGCCACCTCTCCGCTCAGGTGATCGATGTCGTTCAGGACGTGCTGTCCCTCGACAAGGAGGTCGCCGACGGCGACCTGCACAACATCGTCTTGGTCCTGTGCCGGCACCACGGCTGGGACACAGAGCGGGCGGTGGGCCACTGCCGGACGATGGTCCAGGACTGGACCGACTCGTTCGTCGTGCTGCAGAGCTCCCTTCCCACCGTGCGCGCTGAACTCCACCTCACCGACTCCGAATGGGCACGAGTGTGCCGGTATGCCGGAGCACTGCGAGCGTGCATGCGTGGCAATCACGACTGGTGCGGCGAGTCGCCGCGCTACGCACCTGACGCAGGTCAAGGCCGCCCATACGTCGGCTACTTGGAAGGTCTCGACCGCGCCTACGCACTACCCGAATCCGAACATCCTTAG